One Spirochaetota bacterium DNA window includes the following coding sequences:
- a CDS encoding ABC transporter permease: MSAYRGYWRNVWHQFRRNRLALAGLCVVGILLSIALLAPLIANDKPYVFVGESRVFFPLFFNYPELRDVDLRNPAVKGFKLFPPIPYSYSEYDLDSIVTGPGGAHWLGTDEQGRDLAARMVHGARVSMMVGLIAVIIYVSIGMAIGAIAGYYGGAVDIVISRVIEIVICFPTFFLILTMLALVGPSLVNVMVIIGITGWTGIARIVRGEFLKLREMEYVQASRSLGVRDAVIIFRHMLPNSLAPVLVSATFGVASTILIESSLSFLGFGVQPPTPSWGDILSQSRDFMDFAWWLTLIPGSFIFITITAYNLVGEGFQDAINPRALKVNE, encoded by the coding sequence ATGAGCGCGTACCGCGGATACTGGCGTAATGTCTGGCATCAGTTCAGGAGGAACAGGCTCGCCCTGGCGGGATTATGCGTGGTGGGCATTCTCCTTTCGATCGCGCTCCTCGCCCCGCTTATCGCGAACGATAAGCCCTATGTCTTCGTGGGCGAATCCAGGGTGTTTTTCCCCCTGTTCTTCAACTACCCCGAGCTTCGCGACGTCGATCTCAGGAACCCTGCGGTGAAGGGCTTCAAGCTCTTCCCGCCCATACCGTATTCGTATTCGGAATATGATCTCGATTCGATCGTCACCGGTCCCGGCGGGGCGCACTGGCTGGGTACCGACGAACAGGGCAGGGACCTGGCGGCGCGCATGGTCCACGGGGCACGGGTTTCCATGATGGTGGGACTTATCGCGGTGATCATATACGTGAGCATAGGCATGGCGATCGGTGCGATCGCCGGCTATTACGGGGGCGCGGTGGATATCGTGATCTCCCGGGTAATCGAGATAGTGATTTGTTTCCCCACCTTTTTCCTTATACTTACCATGCTCGCCTTGGTGGGACCCAGCCTCGTGAACGTGATGGTGATCATAGGCATAACCGGCTGGACCGGGATCGCGCGGATCGTCCGCGGCGAATTCCTGAAGCTGCGTGAGATGGAATACGTACAGGCCTCGCGTTCGCTCGGCGTCAGGGACGCGGTGATCATCTTCAGGCACATGCTTCCCAACAGTCTCGCCCCCGTGCTCGTCTCCGCGACATTCGGGGTCGCGTCTACCATTCTCATAGAATCGTCGCTCAGCTTCCTGGGGTTTGGCGTCCAGCCCCCCACCCCGAGCTGGGGGGATATCCTCTCCCAATCGCGCGACTTCATGGACTTCGCGTGGTGGTTGACACTTATTCCGGGCTCCTTTATCTTCATTACCATCACCGCCTACAATCTGGTGGGGGAGGGCTTCCAGGATGCCATTAATCCCCGTGCGCTCAAGGTCAACGAGTAG
- a CDS encoding ABC transporter permease: MSKYLLKRLLLILPTFLGISLITYSMVRLAPGDYTSLRAGMQGELKTTAAAKQAMEEERRLYGLDKPIITGYFEWLGRMVVLDFGTSRKDGRPVSARIAESLPITLALNIISMVLVYIISIPAGIVSALKKDSLYDRVSSVALFVLYSLPSFWVGLLLLMVLSGGEFLNLFPLGGIVSDGAADYPWYRYLGDVTWHLVLPVVTLTYGGFAFLARYMRANLLEVISQQYIVTARAKGLGRSRVVFIHAFRNSLVPLVTLMASILPGLLGGSVIVESIFSIPGMGLLAFEAILSRDIPVIMAIASISAMLTLMGILVADIMYSVVDPRIRLEAKA; this comes from the coding sequence ATGAGTAAATACCTGCTGAAGCGGCTCCTTCTCATACTGCCGACCTTCCTGGGGATCAGCCTGATAACCTATTCAATGGTCCGCCTGGCGCCGGGGGATTACACGAGCCTGCGCGCCGGGATGCAGGGCGAGCTCAAGACGACCGCCGCGGCGAAGCAGGCCATGGAAGAGGAGCGCCGGCTGTACGGACTTGACAAGCCCATTATCACCGGGTATTTCGAGTGGCTGGGGAGAATGGTGGTGCTCGATTTCGGAACCTCGCGAAAGGACGGCCGTCCCGTGAGCGCCCGCATCGCCGAATCGCTCCCGATTACTCTCGCGCTCAACATCATCAGCATGGTGCTCGTCTATATCATATCCATCCCGGCGGGGATCGTATCGGCGCTCAAGAAGGATTCGCTCTATGACCGCGTTTCGAGCGTCGCGCTCTTCGTGCTCTATTCTCTCCCCAGCTTCTGGGTGGGACTACTGCTTCTCATGGTGCTCAGCGGGGGCGAGTTCCTCAACCTGTTTCCGCTCGGCGGCATCGTGTCCGACGGCGCGGCGGATTATCCCTGGTACCGGTATCTCGGCGACGTGACGTGGCACCTCGTCCTTCCCGTCGTGACGCTCACCTACGGGGGATTCGCCTTCCTTGCGCGCTACATGCGCGCAAACCTGCTCGAGGTGATCAGCCAGCAATATATCGTGACGGCGCGCGCGAAGGGCCTGGGCCGCTCCAGGGTAGTCTTCATTCACGCGTTCCGGAATTCGCTCGTCCCGCTCGTCACCCTTATGGCGAGCATACTACCCGGCCTGCTGGGGGGAAGCGTGATCGTGGAATCGATTTTTTCGATCCCCGGGATGGGGCTCCTCGCGTTCGAGGCGATACTGTCCAGGGACATTCCCGTGATCATGGCGATCGCGTCGATATCGGCGATGCTCACGCTTATGGGGATTCTTGTCGCGGACATCATGTACAGCGTGGTCGATCCGCGCATACGGCTGGAGGCGAAGGCATGA